In Fluviicola taffensis DSM 16823, the following are encoded in one genomic region:
- a CDS encoding sensor histidine kinase — MKLIQRTIIYMAVALLVALTAWAFIFYVNMIDEVHDSIDDGLDNSKLLIIHQANLDSTVLAKQSFDEGNYAIRKIEGHHALNHYDVYKDTLMYMENEDDLEPVRLLTTVFEASENEFYQLKVISSMVEEDDLIEDLFYSLLWLYLILIVTILAINTVVLRSMWKPFFKFLNHLSEFKLGKNEQVQLLKSNVAEFKLLNKVIADVLESNIRSFHNQKQLIENASHELQTPLAIALNKLQLLAENPELSEEVVNEVFQTIETLQRLTRLNKSLLLLSKIENKQFLNEETIDFNDLIKSLLLDFKELIEFKELEVIFKKEDDLKVKMNPELARILITNLIKNAIRHNFNKGKIELLITNSSFQISNSGSDKELDSTKVFQRFQKESTDQSSTGLGLAIAKSIVDISGYRIEYAYSNSMHQFTVKFD; from the coding sequence GTGAAGTTAATTCAACGCACAATAATCTATATGGCTGTTGCCTTATTGGTTGCGTTGACTGCATGGGCCTTCATTTTTTACGTAAATATGATTGATGAGGTTCATGACAGTATTGATGATGGATTGGACAATTCTAAATTGTTGATTATTCATCAGGCAAATTTAGATTCTACCGTTTTGGCAAAACAGAGTTTCGATGAAGGAAATTATGCAATCCGAAAAATAGAAGGACATCATGCTTTGAATCATTACGATGTGTACAAAGATACCTTGATGTACATGGAGAATGAAGACGATTTGGAACCCGTGCGTTTATTAACAACGGTTTTTGAAGCTTCTGAAAATGAATTCTATCAACTGAAGGTCATTTCATCCATGGTGGAAGAAGACGATTTGATCGAAGATTTATTCTACTCCTTATTATGGCTTTATCTGATTCTAATTGTCACTATTTTAGCCATAAACACAGTGGTTTTGAGAAGCATGTGGAAACCCTTTTTTAAGTTTTTGAATCATTTGAGTGAGTTTAAATTGGGTAAAAACGAACAAGTTCAGTTACTGAAATCCAATGTAGCTGAATTTAAGCTGTTGAATAAAGTGATTGCTGATGTTTTGGAAAGTAATATTCGTTCCTTTCACAATCAAAAACAACTGATTGAAAATGCCTCTCACGAACTTCAAACCCCACTTGCAATTGCTTTGAATAAATTACAATTGTTAGCAGAAAATCCAGAATTATCTGAAGAAGTAGTGAATGAAGTTTTTCAAACAATTGAAACCTTACAACGACTAACAAGACTGAATAAATCACTCTTACTTCTCTCGAAAATTGAAAACAAGCAATTTTTAAACGAAGAAACAATCGATTTTAATGATTTGATTAAAAGTCTATTGTTGGATTTTAAAGAGTTAATTGAATTCAAAGAACTGGAGGTCATTTTTAAAAAGGAAGATGATTTGAAAGTAAAAATGAATCCTGAGTTAGCTCGGATATTGATCACTAACTTGATTAAAAATGCAATTCGACACAATTTCAACAAGGGAAAAATCGAACTTTTGATTACAAATTCTTCCTTTCAAATTTCCAATTCTGGTTCCGATAAAGAATTGGACTCGACCAAAGTCTTTCAGCGTTTTCAGAAAGAGTCGACCGACCAATCTTCTACAGGTTTAGGTTTAGCAATCGCAAAATCTATTGTTGATATTTCTGGATATCGAATTGAGTATGCTTATTCTAATTCAATGCATCAATTTACAGTGAAGTTTGATTAG
- a CDS encoding response regulator transcription factor encodes MKILVVEDEPEMLESIERALKQENALVESATNLNDALDKALIYEYDCILLDINLPDGSGLELLQELKNQGKSDGVLILSARNSLDDKLEGLNLGADDYLTKPFHFSELIARIRSIVRRKKFDGNALFEIGNLQVDITNQALSMNGEPIVLNRKEFAIFMYLVSNKGRLVSKTALAEHVWGDNIDESDNFEFIYSQIKNLRKKMNEMDTGLEIQSIYGVGYKLIES; translated from the coding sequence ATGAAAATTCTAGTTGTAGAAGACGAACCCGAAATGCTGGAGTCAATTGAACGAGCTTTAAAACAAGAAAATGCGCTTGTTGAATCTGCTACGAACCTAAATGATGCCCTCGATAAGGCTTTAATCTACGAGTATGATTGTATTTTACTAGACATTAATTTGCCAGATGGTAGCGGATTGGAGTTACTTCAAGAATTGAAAAATCAAGGGAAATCAGACGGTGTTTTAATTCTTTCGGCCCGAAATTCGTTAGATGATAAATTGGAAGGATTGAATTTGGGGGCGGATGATTATTTAACCAAACCCTTTCATTTTTCGGAATTAATTGCTCGAATACGTTCCATTGTACGCCGGAAAAAGTTTGATGGAAACGCATTATTCGAAATCGGAAATCTTCAGGTTGATATTACAAACCAAGCTCTTTCGATGAATGGAGAACCAATTGTACTTAATCGAAAAGAATTTGCGATTTTCATGTATTTGGTATCAAACAAAGGAAGATTGGTGTCAAAAACAGCATTGGCAGAACATGTTTGGGGAGATAACATTGATGAATCCGATAATTTTGAATTTATTTATTCTCAAATAAAGAATTTGCGCAAGAAAATGAACGAGATGGACACTGGACTAGAAATCCAGTCTATTTATGGAGTCGGTTATAAATTGATAGAATCGTGA
- a CDS encoding LTA synthase family protein, whose product MLRPFRDVLKLLLFWIVCFDIHRILFSIHHYGKLKDVGLGEWLLAFIYSFRLDLAAAAALSAIPFLFRLLQYYSNWIWWRRLFRISLITLVLFLVLVQAGETVAYGEWNHKLTSRVFMHLSHPDEVARTANYSMIFWYILYALIQLVIYIFISRKFFKKTPIEKVNIRHWFEWSGLPVTYILAGFLFFMSLRGGFQPIPLNINAASYSNKAVVNDISINSLYFFGKSYLLYNRSEIDAFIPKVDKVLARKTVEKWYSYPKEHDNYFLEDSRPNVVFIILEGWSAEAIGSLSKNKGATPNFDRLTKSGVLFSNIYATSTTSEIGNSSIFSGHYTLPEVSISMQPEKHRKLHCLNEDMEAWGYHSSYIFSGDLKYGNIGGYFMDHGFDVVKDETDFPSDLPRGKLNFYDRDLYKFLIQEINSNKKPFLQCAFTGSTHAPYDQPKGKGKHFTGEEADFMNSLVYADNCLGEFINNCKKYSWYKNTLFVFVADHGHAAPGMVDPGSGKFYHVPLLFYGEPIKKTYRGKRMNVIGSQADIAATLIYQMKGKPARYPYSKDLMNPKVPQFAFHSIIRGYGWGTNKGNFTYYMEQKIVGDNTYSKKDFARERLNCSYFLNTLYEDYKKL is encoded by the coding sequence ATGCTTCGTCCTTTTCGTGATGTACTTAAACTTCTTCTTTTCTGGATTGTTTGTTTCGACATTCATCGGATCTTGTTTTCAATACACCATTATGGGAAGTTAAAAGATGTAGGTTTAGGCGAATGGTTATTAGCATTTATCTATTCATTCAGATTAGATTTGGCAGCAGCAGCAGCATTATCCGCAATTCCATTCTTATTCCGATTACTTCAGTATTACAGCAATTGGATTTGGTGGCGGCGACTTTTTAGAATTTCATTAATCACACTTGTTTTATTTCTCGTTTTAGTTCAGGCAGGTGAAACGGTAGCTTATGGTGAATGGAATCACAAGTTAACATCTCGTGTCTTCATGCACTTATCTCACCCAGATGAAGTAGCTAGAACGGCGAATTATTCAATGATCTTCTGGTATATATTGTACGCTTTAATCCAATTGGTAATTTATATTTTCATTTCGAGGAAATTCTTCAAGAAAACCCCCATCGAAAAGGTCAATATTCGCCATTGGTTTGAATGGAGCGGTTTACCAGTAACTTACATTCTTGCAGGCTTTCTATTCTTCATGTCACTTCGTGGAGGGTTTCAACCAATTCCATTAAATATCAATGCTGCCAGTTATTCCAACAAAGCAGTGGTGAATGATATTTCGATTAACTCACTTTACTTTTTCGGAAAAAGCTATTTGTTGTATAATCGCTCGGAAATAGATGCTTTTATTCCAAAAGTTGATAAAGTATTGGCACGAAAAACTGTTGAAAAATGGTACAGTTATCCCAAGGAACACGATAATTACTTTTTGGAGGATAGCCGCCCAAATGTGGTGTTTATTATTTTGGAAGGATGGTCCGCAGAAGCAATAGGAAGTTTAAGTAAAAATAAAGGCGCGACCCCTAATTTTGATAGATTAACAAAAAGTGGAGTTCTTTTTTCAAATATTTACGCAACAAGCACCACTTCTGAGATAGGAAACTCAAGTATTTTCAGTGGGCATTACACCTTGCCAGAAGTTTCTATTTCTATGCAACCAGAGAAACACCGAAAATTGCATTGTCTCAATGAAGACATGGAAGCTTGGGGATACCACAGCTCATATATTTTTAGTGGTGATTTGAAATACGGAAATATTGGCGGTTACTTCATGGATCACGGTTTTGATGTAGTCAAAGATGAAACTGACTTCCCTTCTGATTTACCTCGAGGAAAACTCAACTTTTACGATCGGGATTTATACAAATTCTTGATTCAAGAAATTAACAGCAACAAGAAACCATTTTTACAATGTGCCTTCACAGGAAGTACACATGCTCCTTATGATCAGCCAAAAGGAAAAGGAAAACACTTTACTGGTGAAGAAGCCGATTTCATGAACTCATTGGTTTATGCAGATAATTGCCTGGGAGAATTCATCAACAATTGTAAGAAATATTCGTGGTATAAAAACACGCTCTTCGTCTTCGTAGCAGATCATGGCCATGCTGCTCCAGGAATGGTTGATCCAGGAAGTGGAAAATTTTACCACGTACCTCTTTTATTTTATGGTGAACCAATCAAAAAAACGTATCGTGGCAAACGAATGAATGTCATTGGTTCGCAAGCAGATATCGCTGCTACTTTGATTTATCAAATGAAAGGAAAACCAGCACGTTATCCTTATAGCAAAGATTTGATGAATCCAAAAGTTCCTCAATTTGCTTTCCATTCCATTATTCGGGGATATGGCTGGGGAACGAATAAAGGAAACTTCACGTATTACATGGAGCAAAAAATTGTTGGAGACAATACCTATTCAAAAAAAGACTTCGCACGAGAACGCTTGAATTGTTCTTATTTCCTCAATACGCTTTACGAGGATTATAAAAAATTGTAA
- the rlmN gene encoding 23S rRNA (adenine(2503)-C(2))-methyltransferase RlmN, producing MASKLINIRNLNLEELKAAIVGFGEPAFRAKQVYEWIWKKNVHDFNAMANIGKSLQEKLQENFYFDGITIEDQQISVDKTIKCAFGIEGQSQVVEGVLIPTTNRMTACISSQVGCSLSCAFCATGRLKMMRNLSAGEIVDQVVYLKNLATGKYNTNLSNIVYMGMGEPLLNYKNVVRSVDILTDENGLGMSPKRITVSTAGIAKMIRKLGDDDVKFNLALSLHAANDVKRSKIMDINDTNNLDELSEALLYFHEKTGSRVTFEYIIFKDFNDGLEDARELADFAKVVPCKINIIEYNPIDDGEYQQADRQKVDDFARFLEEKCNLIVNVRRSRGKDIDAACGQLANKNKMIDKRVLKTV from the coding sequence ATGGCATCCAAATTGATCAATATTCGAAATTTAAATCTGGAAGAACTAAAAGCAGCTATTGTTGGTTTTGGAGAACCTGCATTTCGTGCAAAACAGGTTTATGAGTGGATTTGGAAGAAAAATGTCCACGACTTCAATGCCATGGCAAACATTGGAAAAAGCCTGCAGGAAAAATTGCAGGAAAATTTTTACTTTGATGGAATTACCATCGAAGATCAACAAATTTCCGTCGATAAAACCATCAAATGTGCTTTTGGAATTGAAGGCCAAAGTCAAGTAGTTGAAGGAGTTTTAATTCCTACAACGAATCGGATGACAGCTTGTATTTCTTCTCAGGTTGGTTGTAGCTTGTCATGTGCCTTTTGTGCAACTGGCCGCTTAAAAATGATGCGGAACTTGAGTGCTGGAGAAATTGTAGATCAAGTCGTTTATCTGAAAAACTTAGCAACTGGCAAATACAACACCAATCTGTCCAATATTGTTTACATGGGAATGGGAGAACCCTTGCTGAATTACAAAAATGTGGTTCGAAGCGTCGATATTTTGACGGATGAAAACGGACTTGGAATGTCTCCCAAACGAATCACAGTTTCTACCGCTGGAATCGCTAAAATGATTCGAAAATTGGGGGATGACGATGTCAAATTCAATTTAGCACTTTCTCTTCATGCAGCAAATGATGTGAAGCGTTCAAAAATCATGGACATCAATGACACCAACAACTTGGATGAACTTTCTGAGGCTTTGTTGTATTTCCATGAGAAAACAGGATCTCGCGTTACTTTCGAATACATCATTTTCAAAGATTTCAACGACGGTTTGGAAGATGCTAGAGAATTAGCAGATTTCGCGAAAGTTGTTCCGTGCAAAATCAATATCATCGAATACAATCCGATTGATGATGGAGAATACCAACAAGCTGATCGTCAGAAAGTAGATGATTTCGCGCGTTTTTTAGAAGAAAAATGCAACCTCATCGTAAATGTACGACGCAGTCGTGGAAAAGACATTGATGCGGCTTGTGGTCAATTAGCGAATAAAAATAAAATGATTGATAAACGAGTTTTGAAAACTGTTTAG